One region of Pseudomonas sp. ABC1 genomic DNA includes:
- a CDS encoding amino acid permease, whose amino-acid sequence MKSDSSHGRSLERGLQNRHIQLIALGGAIGTGLFLGSAGVLKSAGPSMILGYAIGGFIAFLIMRQLGEMIVEEPVAGSFSHFAHKYWGPYAGFLSGWNYWAVYVLVGMAELTAVGKYVQYWWPEVPTWATAMVFFVAVNLINLNNVRIFGETEFWFAIIKVVAIVGMILLGSYLLFSGRGGEQASIANLWQHGGFFPNGVGGLVMVLAIIMFSFGGLELVGITAAEANNPRQVIPKAINQVVYRILIFYIGALSLLLALYPWDRLLEILGAAGDPYSGSPFVQVFSLIGSDTAAHILNFVVLTAALSVYNSGVYCNSRMLYGLAAQGDAPRALLKLNKRGVPVLGIAVSAAMTLICVLVNFLFPQDALELLMTLAVAALVINWTMISLAHLKFRKCMLAQSVEPGFKAFWFPFGNYLCLAFVAFLLGTMLLIPGIRLSVIALPFWVAFIWLCYRLRQSSSANRG is encoded by the coding sequence ATGAAATCGGATTCTTCACACGGCAGGTCGCTCGAGCGCGGTCTGCAGAACCGCCATATCCAGTTGATCGCCCTGGGCGGTGCCATCGGTACGGGGTTGTTCCTCGGTTCCGCCGGCGTGCTCAAGTCCGCAGGGCCGTCGATGATCCTTGGCTACGCGATCGGCGGTTTCATCGCTTTCCTGATCATGCGCCAACTGGGCGAAATGATCGTCGAAGAGCCGGTGGCGGGCTCCTTCAGCCATTTCGCCCATAAGTACTGGGGGCCTTATGCGGGCTTCCTGTCGGGCTGGAACTACTGGGCGGTGTACGTGCTGGTTGGCATGGCGGAGCTGACGGCGGTCGGCAAGTACGTGCAGTACTGGTGGCCCGAGGTGCCGACCTGGGCCACGGCCATGGTGTTCTTCGTCGCGGTCAACCTGATCAATCTGAACAATGTGCGGATTTTCGGCGAGACGGAGTTCTGGTTCGCCATCATCAAGGTGGTGGCCATCGTAGGCATGATCCTGCTGGGCAGCTACCTGCTGTTCAGTGGCCGGGGTGGCGAGCAAGCCAGTATTGCCAACCTCTGGCAGCACGGTGGTTTCTTCCCCAACGGTGTCGGTGGCCTGGTGATGGTGCTGGCGATCATCATGTTCTCCTTCGGCGGTCTGGAGCTGGTGGGCATCACCGCCGCCGAGGCGAACAACCCACGCCAGGTGATCCCCAAGGCGATCAATCAGGTGGTCTACCGCATCCTGATTTTCTATATCGGGGCGTTGAGCCTGCTGTTGGCGCTCTATCCCTGGGACCGGCTTCTGGAGATTCTCGGAGCGGCCGGCGATCCCTACAGCGGCAGTCCCTTCGTGCAGGTGTTCTCGCTGATTGGCAGCGACACGGCGGCACATATCCTCAACTTCGTGGTGCTGACCGCCGCACTGTCGGTCTACAACAGCGGCGTCTACTGCAACAGCCGGATGCTCTATGGGCTGGCGGCGCAAGGGGATGCGCCGCGTGCCTTGCTGAAACTCAACAAGCGGGGCGTACCGGTGCTGGGGATCGCGGTATCGGCGGCGATGACGCTGATCTGTGTGCTGGTCAATTTCCTCTTTCCGCAAGACGCGCTGGAGCTGCTGATGACGCTGGCGGTGGCGGCCCTGGTGATCAACTGGACGATGATCAGCCTGGCACACCTGAAGTTTCGCAAGTGCATGCTGGCGCAAAGCGTGGAGCCTGGCTTCAAGGCCTTCTGGTTCCCCTTCGGCAACTACCTGTGTCTGGCCTTCGTCGCCTTCCTGCTGGGCACCATGTTGCTGATTCCGGGCATTCGCCTGTCGGTGATCGCATTGCCGTTCTGGGTTGCTTTCATCTGGCTCTGCTATCGCCTGCGCCAGTCGTCATCGGCCAACCGCGGATAA
- a CDS encoding DUF1285 domain-containing protein, with the protein MSDSDKAGTLLGQIPAGVRKGPLPVHLWNPDFCGDIDMRIARDGTWFYMGTPIGRKAMVRLFSGIIRRDGDDYFLVTPVEKVGIRVDDAPFIATSLVVSGSGAAQVLHFTTQVEDEVQAGPEHPLRFVSDPHSGEPSPYVHVRANLEALIHRNVFYQLAELAVPHDVGGVSWLGVWSAGVFFPICRA; encoded by the coding sequence ATGTCCGACTCGGACAAGGCAGGCACGTTGCTGGGACAGATTCCCGCCGGGGTGCGCAAAGGGCCGCTCCCGGTGCACCTGTGGAATCCCGATTTCTGTGGCGATATCGACATGCGCATCGCCCGTGATGGGACCTGGTTCTACATGGGGACGCCCATTGGCCGAAAGGCCATGGTTCGGTTGTTTTCCGGGATCATCCGGCGCGACGGCGACGACTATTTCCTGGTGACGCCAGTGGAAAAGGTGGGCATCCGTGTCGACGATGCCCCCTTCATTGCGACCAGCCTGGTGGTCAGTGGCTCGGGAGCCGCCCAGGTACTGCATTTCACGACCCAGGTCGAGGATGAGGTTCAGGCCGGACCTGAGCATCCCTTGCGCTTTGTCAGCGACCCGCACAGCGGCGAGCCATCACCCTATGTGCATGTCCGCGCGAACCTGGAGGCGCTGATCCACCGGAACGTCTTCTACCAGTTGGCGGAACTGGCCGTTCCTCATGACGTGGGCGGCGTTTCCTGGCTGGGGGTGTGGAGCGCAGGAGTATTCTTTCCCATCTGCCGTGCCTGA
- the tmk gene encoding dTMP kinase: MAGLFVTLEGPEGAGKSTNREYLAARLREAGCDVLMTREPGGTPLAERIRELLLTPSDEAMASDTELLLVFAARAQHLATVILPALARGCVVLCDRFTDATYAYQGGGRGLPSERIAQLESFVQGDVRPDLTLVFDLPIEVGLKRAAARGRLDRFEQEGSAFFEAVRTAYLQRAAAAPQRYRVVDAGQSLEQVQRSLDALLPELLERRHG; this comes from the coding sequence ATGGCCGGACTGTTCGTTACCCTGGAAGGCCCGGAAGGCGCCGGCAAGAGCACCAATCGCGAGTACCTGGCGGCGCGCCTGCGCGAGGCTGGCTGTGATGTGCTGATGACCCGCGAGCCGGGCGGTACACCGCTGGCCGAGCGTATCCGTGAGTTGCTGCTGACGCCGTCCGACGAGGCGATGGCCAGCGATACCGAGCTGCTGCTGGTCTTCGCGGCACGCGCCCAGCATCTGGCAACGGTGATCCTGCCGGCACTGGCGAGGGGTTGTGTGGTGCTCTGTGACCGCTTTACCGATGCCACCTATGCCTACCAGGGCGGCGGCCGCGGGCTGCCCTCCGAGCGCATCGCGCAACTGGAGTCGTTCGTGCAGGGTGATGTGCGCCCCGACCTGACCCTGGTGTTCGACCTGCCGATCGAGGTCGGCCTGAAGCGGGCGGCTGCCCGTGGGCGACTGGATCGTTTCGAGCAGGAGGGTAGTGCCTTCTTCGAGGCGGTGCGGACGGCCTACCTGCAGCGTGCCGCCGCAGCGCCGCAGCGCTATCGGGTGGTCGATGCCGGGCAATCGCTGGAGCAGGTGCAACGGTCGCTGGATGCTCTGCTGCCGGAGCTGTTGGAACGCCGTCATGGCTGA
- a CDS encoding aminotransferase class V-fold PLP-dependent enzyme gives MNEHFPHADGLRYLNHAAVAPWPRRSAKAVSAFAAENARLGARDYPQWLRTEQRLRERLARLLGAQGTADIALVKNTSEALSFVAFGLDWRPGDQIVISDEEFPSNRVVWEALRPRGVEVIQVSLKGHDPEADLLAACGSRTRLMAISAVQYASGLRLDLQRLGEGCERQGVLLCIDAIQQLGALPFDVRQNRCAFAMADGHKWMLGPEGLGVFYCRSDLRERLELHEYGWHMLENAGDYDRQEWKPARTARRFECGSPNMLGAVALEASLSLLEEVSIAEVERSLAQRIEQLHQGLSAVPGLRLLSPTEPARRSGILSFSLDGWDNGTLFGRLKDEQIVCAQRGGGIRFSPHFYTPAQVIEDSVAIVRRLARER, from the coding sequence ATGAACGAGCACTTCCCCCACGCCGACGGCCTGCGCTACCTGAACCACGCCGCCGTCGCCCCCTGGCCCCGGCGCAGCGCCAAGGCCGTCAGCGCGTTCGCAGCGGAAAACGCGCGCCTCGGCGCACGCGACTATCCGCAATGGCTGCGCACCGAACAACGTCTGCGCGAGCGCCTCGCCCGCCTGCTCGGCGCGCAAGGCACAGCCGATATCGCGCTGGTCAAGAACACCTCGGAAGCGCTCTCCTTCGTCGCCTTTGGCCTGGACTGGCGCCCTGGTGACCAGATCGTCATCAGCGACGAGGAGTTTCCCTCCAACCGTGTCGTCTGGGAGGCCTTGCGCCCGCGCGGCGTCGAAGTCATCCAGGTCAGCCTGAAAGGCCATGATCCGGAAGCCGACCTGCTCGCCGCCTGCGGCTCGCGTACACGGTTGATGGCCATCAGCGCGGTGCAATACGCCAGCGGCCTGCGCCTCGATCTGCAACGCCTGGGCGAAGGGTGCGAGCGCCAAGGCGTACTGCTGTGCATCGACGCCATCCAGCAACTGGGGGCGTTACCCTTCGATGTCCGACAGAACCGCTGTGCTTTCGCCATGGCCGATGGACACAAGTGGATGCTCGGCCCGGAGGGATTGGGCGTGTTCTATTGCCGCAGCGATCTGCGCGAACGCCTCGAACTGCATGAGTACGGCTGGCATATGCTGGAGAACGCTGGCGATTACGATCGCCAGGAATGGAAGCCCGCACGCACCGCCCGTCGTTTCGAGTGCGGCAGCCCGAACATGCTCGGCGCCGTGGCGCTGGAGGCCAGCCTGTCGCTGCTGGAGGAGGTCTCCATCGCTGAAGTGGAAAGGTCCCTCGCCCAGCGTATCGAGCAATTGCACCAGGGGCTTTCAGCGGTTCCAGGCCTGCGCCTGCTCAGCCCGACGGAGCCTGCGCGTCGCTCGGGCATCCTCAGCTTCAGCCTGGACGGCTGGGACAACGGAACACTCTTCGGGCGCCTGAAAGACGAGCAGATTGTCTGCGCCCAGCGCGGCGGCGGTATCCGCTTCTCACCGCACTTCTATACCCCGGCACAGGTGATCGAAGACAGTGTCGCCATCGTCCGGCGACTGGCCCGCGAGCGCTGA
- a CDS encoding DNA polymerase III subunit delta', producing MAETLPWQQALWLQLAGRRQHAHAYLLHGPAGIGKRQLAERLMALLLCQQPTDTGACGQCKACQLLAAQTHPDHFILEPEEADKAIRVDQVRELVGFVTQTAQLGGRKVILLEPAEAMNLNAANALLKSLEEPSGNTVLLLVSHQPSRLLPTIKSRCQQQACPLPTREQSLAWLTERLPQMAEGEREELLALAAGSPLSALKLHEQGVLAMREQVVEGIKKLHKQQSSPSQLAEGWNTVPLLLLFDWFCDWAHIILRCQMAGDEADLGAVDMHKVLQYLAKKSTPGQVLALQDWLLAHRQKVLGKANLNRVLLLEALLVQWAGLSGKA from the coding sequence ATGGCTGAAACGCTTCCCTGGCAGCAGGCGCTCTGGCTGCAACTTGCCGGTCGCCGGCAACATGCCCATGCCTATCTGCTGCATGGCCCGGCCGGTATCGGCAAGCGACAGTTGGCAGAACGTCTGATGGCATTGCTGCTCTGCCAGCAGCCGACGGACACGGGGGCCTGCGGTCAGTGCAAGGCCTGCCAGTTGTTGGCGGCACAGACCCATCCGGACCATTTCATCCTCGAACCGGAAGAGGCGGACAAGGCCATTCGTGTCGATCAGGTGCGGGAGCTGGTTGGCTTCGTGACCCAGACCGCCCAGCTTGGCGGACGCAAGGTGATCTTGCTGGAGCCGGCCGAGGCGATGAACCTGAATGCCGCCAACGCGCTGCTGAAAAGCCTCGAGGAGCCCTCGGGAAACACCGTGCTGCTGCTGGTCAGTCACCAGCCCAGCCGTTTGTTGCCCACCATCAAGAGTCGCTGCCAGCAGCAGGCTTGCCCGCTGCCGACACGGGAGCAGAGCCTGGCATGGCTGACTGAACGCTTGCCGCAGATGGCCGAAGGCGAGCGTGAGGAATTGCTGGCCCTTGCCGCCGGTTCGCCGTTGTCCGCACTGAAACTGCATGAGCAGGGTGTGCTGGCGATGCGCGAGCAGGTGGTCGAGGGCATCAAGAAACTGCACAAGCAGCAGAGCTCGCCCAGCCAGTTGGCCGAAGGCTGGAATACGGTGCCGCTGCTGCTGCTGTTCGACTGGTTCTGCGACTGGGCGCATATCATCCTGCGCTGCCAGATGGCCGGGGATGAGGCGGACCTGGGTGCCGTGGACATGCACAAGGTCTTGCAGTACCTGGCGAAAAAGTCGACGCCCGGGCAGGTACTGGCCCTGCAGGACTGGCTGCTGGCGCACCGGCAGAAGGTGCTCGGCAAGGCCAACCTGAACCGTGTGCTGTTGCTCGAAGCGCTGCTGGTGCAATGGGCGGGGTTGAGTGGGAAGGCGTAG
- a CDS encoding TetR/AcrR family transcriptional regulator: MQNEPRKVREFRRREQEILDTALQLFLDEGEDRVTVETIADTVGIGKGTIYKHFKSKAEIYLRLMLDYERDLNQLLHSPELEHDKEALSRAYFEFRMRDPQRYRLFDRLEEKVVKSNQVPEMVEELHRIRASNFEHLTQLIKERIAVGKLEDVPPYFHYCAAWALVHGAVALYHSPFWSNVLEDQDGFFQFLMDIGVRMGNKRKRD, translated from the coding sequence ATGCAGAATGAACCTCGTAAGGTCCGTGAGTTTCGGCGGCGCGAACAGGAAATCCTCGACACCGCGCTGCAGCTTTTTCTCGATGAGGGCGAGGACCGCGTGACGGTGGAAACCATCGCCGACACTGTCGGTATCGGCAAGGGCACCATCTACAAGCACTTCAAGTCCAAGGCCGAGATCTACCTGCGGCTGATGCTCGACTACGAACGCGATCTCAATCAGTTGCTGCATTCACCCGAACTGGAGCATGACAAGGAAGCCCTGTCGCGCGCCTATTTCGAGTTCCGCATGCGCGACCCCCAGCGTTACCGCTTGTTCGACCGCCTGGAGGAAAAGGTGGTCAAGAGCAACCAGGTGCCAGAGATGGTCGAGGAGCTGCACCGTATCCGAGCCTCCAACTTCGAGCACCTGACGCAGTTGATCAAGGAACGTATTGCCGTCGGCAAGCTGGAAGACGTGCCGCCATACTTCCATTACTGCGCGGCCTGGGCGCTGGTGCATGGTGCGGTGGCGCTGTACCACTCGCCGTTCTGGAGCAATGTGCTGGAGGATCAGGACGGCTTCTTCCAGTTCCTGATGGATATCGGCGTGCGCATGGGCAACAAACGCAAGCGCGACTAG
- a CDS encoding TatD family hydrolase — MLIDSHCHLDRLDLSPFEGSLDAALDSARSCGVGHFLCIGVSAGNAAVVKALSERYADVDCSVGIHPLDLAEGGEPGLDWLLGELDHPHVVAIGETGLDYHYQPETAESQQRSFRLHLEAARSTGKPVIVHTRAARADTLALLREADLPQAGVLHCFTEDWDMARAALDLGYYISLSGIVTFRNADALRDVARQVPADRLLVETDSPYLAPMPHRGKSNLPQYVREVATFLAMLRGESYERLVEQTGANFRRLFPLARVAD; from the coding sequence ATGTTGATAGATTCCCACTGCCACCTCGACCGGCTCGACCTGAGCCCTTTCGAGGGTTCGCTGGATGCAGCGCTGGACTCGGCTCGAAGCTGCGGCGTCGGGCATTTCCTCTGCATTGGCGTCAGTGCCGGGAATGCTGCGGTGGTCAAGGCCCTGAGCGAGCGTTATGCCGACGTGGATTGCTCCGTCGGTATTCACCCGCTCGATCTCGCAGAAGGTGGTGAGCCGGGACTGGACTGGCTGCTGGGCGAGCTCGATCACCCGCATGTGGTGGCCATCGGCGAAACCGGGCTGGATTACCACTACCAGCCGGAAACCGCCGAATCCCAGCAGCGCTCCTTTCGCTTGCACCTGGAGGCCGCGCGCAGCACCGGCAAGCCCGTGATCGTGCACACGCGGGCGGCGCGGGCCGACACCCTGGCGCTGTTGCGCGAGGCCGACCTGCCACAGGCGGGCGTGTTGCACTGCTTCACCGAGGATTGGGACATGGCCCGAGCGGCGCTGGACCTCGGTTACTACATTTCCCTGTCGGGCATCGTCACCTTCCGCAATGCCGATGCGTTGCGCGATGTTGCCCGCCAAGTGCCGGCGGACCGCCTGCTGGTGGAAACCGACTCGCCCTACCTGGCGCCGATGCCGCACCGGGGCAAGTCGAACCTGCCACAGTATGTGCGCGAGGTCGCGACGTTCCTCGCCATGCTGCGCGGGGAAAGCTACGAACGACTGGTCGAGCAGACTGGCGCGAATTTCCGCCGGTTGTTCCCCCTGGCCCGCGTGGCCGATTGA
- a CDS encoding DUF4823 domain-containing protein produces the protein MRILVASLLLMALGGCMKVSDMAEGSREQLRDAGILDHSDVRRASPWRLQPDSFIYIAQGYFSPVGNTQPRPNLLAEQAFNGFVEYFPRLRRAQAPLGLEEAMAEARSFGAHYLLYTRFASADDRIGTLEEWDDQRDVSRLGFDSGNIQMMLLETNTHYLVDTAHIRIRSGLLTSYDSKPQELLGPPFKDYAKRLLGVGR, from the coding sequence ATGCGAATCCTCGTTGCATCACTGCTGCTCATGGCGCTGGGCGGTTGCATGAAGGTCAGCGACATGGCCGAGGGCAGCCGCGAGCAGTTGCGTGATGCGGGCATTCTCGATCACAGCGATGTCCGTCGTGCCAGTCCGTGGCGCCTGCAACCCGATTCCTTCATCTATATCGCCCAAGGGTATTTTAGCCCGGTGGGTAATACCCAGCCTCGGCCGAACCTGCTGGCCGAACAGGCGTTCAATGGTTTCGTCGAGTACTTCCCGAGGTTGCGCCGTGCGCAAGCGCCGCTCGGGCTGGAAGAGGCGATGGCCGAGGCCCGTTCCTTCGGTGCGCACTATCTGCTGTATACCCGCTTTGCCTCCGCCGATGACCGTATCGGCACCTTGGAGGAGTGGGATGATCAGCGCGATGTGTCGAGGCTGGGGTTCGATTCGGGCAATATCCAGATGATGCTGCTGGAAACCAACACCCATTACCTGGTGGATACGGCCCATATACGTATCCGCAGCGGGCTGCTGACGTCCTACGACTCCAAGCCTCAGGAACTGCTGGGGCCGCCCTTCAAGGACTATGCCAAGCGCTTGCTGGGCGTGGGGCGTTAA